A genomic region of Tissierella sp. contains the following coding sequences:
- a CDS encoding DUF4080 domain-containing protein yields the protein MNVILTTLNSKFIHSCLAIRYLKEFVSDIIEAEIKEYTINQSLDSIVSDLYKSNPDIIGFSTYIWNLSETLEIAQTLKIVNPKIKIMLGGPEVSFDGEKIIEDNPFVDFIVYGEGEETFRELIGNLMDNNEDYANIKGLIYNQENRIIKNSPRPLIKDLNILPSPYKDLGNEFENKIIYFESSRGCPFNCEFCLSSTIKGVRYFEIERVKEELNNLIEAKVRQVKFVDRTFNANKEYAIEIMNFIIDKNPENINFHFEVTAHLLDREMMDFLSTVKEGLFQFEVGVQSTNVDTIEAIGRITDFNKLREITKEIKSYKNIHQHLDLIAGLPYEGYSSFKKSFNDVYEIRPEKIQLGFLKLLKGSGLRKDQDKYGFMYLDKPPYEILENDFIKYMDILKLKSIEDLVDKYYNEGYFENSLEYIVINHYDNAFDFYEDFSLFWEANEYNKVSNSRNRLYEILIEFYKHKEFHDLNVFIELLRFDFIKNNKDSKMPIGMKPVEGDLDQKSIHEILKDERVIREYLKEYEDIPTKKVIKNVAFGTFEVDIFKIINNGYNYKDEDNQVNILFHYQKGVINRCKTYDISHIIKELI from the coding sequence ATGAATGTAATATTAACTACATTGAATTCCAAATTTATTCACTCTTGTTTAGCCATTAGATATTTAAAGGAATTTGTTTCTGATATAATTGAAGCAGAAATAAAAGAATATACAATAAATCAAAGCTTAGATTCTATAGTTTCAGATTTATATAAGAGCAATCCAGATATTATAGGGTTCTCTACTTACATATGGAATTTATCAGAGACTTTAGAGATAGCACAAACCTTAAAAATTGTGAATCCTAAGATAAAGATAATGCTAGGTGGACCAGAAGTTTCTTTTGATGGGGAGAAGATTATTGAGGACAATCCCTTTGTTGATTTTATAGTATATGGTGAGGGAGAAGAGACCTTTAGGGAATTAATAGGGAATCTGATGGATAATAATGAAGATTATGCTAATATAAAGGGATTAATTTATAATCAAGAGAATAGAATTATTAAAAACTCTCCAAGACCTTTGATTAAGGACTTAAATATACTACCATCACCCTATAAAGACTTAGGTAATGAATTTGAAAACAAAATAATATACTTTGAAAGCTCTAGGGGATGTCCCTTCAATTGTGAATTTTGTTTATCATCAACCATTAAAGGGGTAAGGTATTTTGAAATAGAGAGAGTAAAGGAAGAGTTAAACAATTTAATAGAAGCTAAAGTAAGGCAGGTCAAATTTGTAGATAGAACCTTCAACGCAAATAAGGAATATGCAATAGAGATAATGAATTTTATTATAGATAAGAATCCAGAAAATATTAATTTTCATTTCGAGGTCACAGCACATTTACTGGATCGAGAGATGATGGACTTCTTATCCACTGTAAAGGAAGGCCTATTTCAATTTGAAGTAGGTGTGCAGTCAACTAATGTGGACACAATAGAGGCAATTGGGAGAATTACTGATTTTAATAAACTAAGAGAAATCACTAAGGAGATAAAATCATATAAAAACATTCATCAACATTTAGACCTAATTGCTGGACTTCCTTACGAAGGATATAGTTCATTTAAGAAATCATTTAATGATGTATATGAAATTAGACCTGAGAAGATACAATTAGGATTTTTAAAATTACTAAAGGGTTCGGGCCTAAGAAAAGATCAAGACAAATATGGATTTATGTATTTAGATAAGCCACCATATGAGATATTAGAGAATGATTTTATAAAATATATGGATATACTTAAATTAAAATCTATAGAAGATTTAGTAGATAAATATTATAATGAAGGGTATTTTGAAAATTCTTTAGAATATATAGTCATTAATCATTATGACAATGCATTTGATTTCTATGAGGATTTCTCTTTGTTCTGGGAAGCAAATGAATATAATAAAGTTTCCAACAGTAGAAATAGATTATATGAAATATTAATAGAGTTTTATAAACATAAAGAGTTTCATGATCTTAATGTATTTATTGAACTGTTAAGGTTTGATTTTATTAAAAACAATAAAGATTCTAAAATGCCTATAGGTATGAAGCCTGTTGAAGGAGATTTAGATCAAAAGAGTATTCATGAAATATTAAAGGATGAAAGAGTAATTAGAGAATATTTGAAAGAGTACGAAGACATACCAACTAAAAAAGTAATTAAGAATGTAGCTTTTGGAACATTTGAAGTTGACATTTTTAAAATAATTAATAATGGCTATAATTATAAGGATGAAGATAATCAAGTAAATATATTATTCCATTATCAAAAGGGAGTAATAAATAGATGTAAGACCTATGATATTAGCCATATAATAAAGGAGCTGATTTAA
- the argS gene encoding arginine--tRNA ligase translates to MLNFREEVVKLIQSEVDALTEEEISSLIEVPPSYDMGDYAFPVFRLAKAFRKAPPVIAEELAGKFGDNKYFEKIENNGPYLNFFINKDKLTESTLNEIKEKQTKYGSSDMGNGKTVIVEYSSPNIAKPFHIGHIRTTVIGNALYKIYTFLGFDTVAINHLGDYGTQFGMLISAYKKWGDRKAIEADPINELLKLYVRFNAEAEEKEELRDEARYWFKELENGNEEAVALWEWIREISLQEFNKVYDMLNIKFDSYAGESFYSDKMPAVIEELKSKNLLKESDGAYLVDLEEHGMPPALIMKSDGSTLYTTRDIAAAFYRKKTYDFYKNIYVVASQQNLHFKAWMKVIELMGHEWAKDCIHIPFGMVSLEDGTLSTRKGRVVFLEDVLNKAVNNTLNIINERNPKLENKDEVAKQVGIGAVIFQELFNQRIKDYVFSWDKTLSFEGETGPYVQYTHARINSLLERGEFNIDDNVDYSLLSTEEEINISRLLYDFPRVVVDSMEKNEPYFITRHIIEIAKAYNKFYNACQIIVEDVELKKARLMLSFAAKTVLKTGLDLLGMKAPERM, encoded by the coding sequence ATGTTAAATTTTAGAGAAGAAGTTGTTAAATTAATTCAGTCTGAAGTAGATGCTCTTACAGAAGAAGAAATATCTTCTTTAATAGAAGTGCCGCCATCATATGATATGGGTGATTACGCTTTTCCGGTATTTAGGTTAGCAAAAGCTTTTAGAAAGGCACCACCAGTTATTGCTGAGGAGTTAGCAGGAAAATTTGGGGATAATAAGTACTTTGAAAAGATAGAAAATAATGGACCATATCTAAATTTCTTTATTAATAAAGATAAACTTACTGAAAGTACTTTAAATGAGATTAAGGAAAAACAGACTAAGTACGGTTCTTCTGATATGGGAAATGGTAAAACTGTTATAGTTGAGTATTCATCACCAAATATCGCAAAGCCCTTCCATATAGGGCATATTAGAACAACTGTTATAGGAAATGCCTTATATAAGATATATACTTTCCTTGGATTTGATACAGTTGCTATTAATCACTTAGGGGATTATGGTACTCAATTTGGTATGCTTATTTCTGCATATAAGAAATGGGGCGATAGGAAAGCAATAGAAGCTGATCCTATAAATGAACTATTAAAACTATATGTTAGATTTAATGCAGAAGCTGAAGAAAAGGAAGAACTAAGAGATGAAGCTAGATACTGGTTTAAGGAATTAGAAAATGGCAATGAAGAAGCAGTAGCATTATGGGAATGGATTAGAGAGATAAGCTTACAAGAATTCAATAAGGTATATGATATGTTGAATATTAAATTTGATTCCTATGCTGGTGAATCCTTTTATTCTGACAAAATGCCTGCAGTAATCGAAGAATTAAAATCAAAAAATCTGTTAAAAGAATCAGATGGTGCATATTTAGTAGATTTGGAAGAGCATGGAATGCCACCAGCGCTTATAATGAAGAGTGATGGATCTACATTATATACTACAAGGGATATTGCAGCTGCTTTCTACAGGAAGAAAACATATGATTTCTATAAAAACATATATGTAGTAGCTTCTCAACAAAATCTTCATTTTAAAGCTTGGATGAAAGTAATAGAACTTATGGGGCATGAATGGGCAAAAGATTGTATCCATATTCCATTTGGAATGGTAAGTCTAGAAGATGGGACTTTATCTACTAGAAAAGGAAGAGTTGTATTCCTGGAGGATGTCCTAAATAAGGCAGTCAATAATACCCTCAATATAATAAATGAAAGAAATCCAAAACTAGAAAATAAAGATGAAGTAGCAAAACAAGTCGGTATAGGTGCAGTAATATTCCAAGAATTATTTAATCAAAGAATTAAAGATTATGTATTCTCTTGGGATAAGACCTTAAGTTTTGAAGGTGAAACTGGTCCTTATGTTCAATATACTCATGCAAGGATAAATTCACTTCTTGAAAGAGGAGAGTTTAATATAGATGACAATGTGGACTATAGCCTTTTAAGTACTGAAGAAGAGATAAATATTTCTAGACTTTTATATGATTTCCCAAGGGTAGTAGTAGATTCTATGGAAAAGAATGAACCGTATTTTATTACTAGACATATAATTGAAATAGCAAAGGCTTATAATAAATTCTATAATGCATGCCAAATAATTGTAGAGGATGTAGAATTAAAGAAAGCAAGACTTATGTTATCCTTTGCAGCTAAAACTGTTTTAAAGACAGGATTAGACTTACTTGGGATGAAAGCACCAGAAAGAATGTAG
- a CDS encoding tetratricopeptide repeat protein yields the protein MDIINDYFKKKTDKVTFVELKEEAVVDIKGYPRDKLIPLPILTDVLVSEIKEGNLEDEINLTHIIDGIIYLMGVDEDFLHIEEYKDILMAFTHNVEEYIFYQGIRLLDNNDYDNGAVLFRALKFINPENINGIFNYSLALEEIAKQYFEKEEEEEAIEFLNKSTGELETILDLDNSYPLAYYKLGYHYRFFEQYLKAKLIWTKYLTLDKDELRLQEIREEIDLIENDVAIESGLTYLSHGQFDKALEVFLKLLPSYNKWWELKYFIGACYKGLADYEIAIDYFYEALELNKEVSDIYNELGICLYSIGDIDKAIDVFTEGIENITDDYKLLFNRGLGYMQLGQLKNAYIDISKAVTLNPQDENMIIQKERLEELL from the coding sequence ATGGATATTATTAATGATTATTTTAAAAAGAAAACAGATAAAGTTACTTTTGTTGAATTAAAGGAGGAAGCAGTAGTAGATATTAAAGGATATCCTAGAGATAAGCTTATTCCTTTACCTATATTAACTGATGTCCTTGTTAGTGAAATAAAAGAAGGGAATCTAGAAGACGAAATCAATTTAACTCATATAATAGATGGGATTATTTATTTGATGGGTGTAGACGAAGACTTTCTTCATATAGAAGAGTATAAGGATATACTTATGGCGTTCACCCATAATGTTGAAGAATATATATTTTATCAAGGGATTAGGCTATTAGATAATAATGATTATGATAATGGTGCTGTTTTGTTTAGAGCACTAAAATTTATTAATCCTGAGAATATTAATGGAATATTTAATTATTCTCTTGCGTTAGAAGAAATAGCAAAGCAATATTTTGAGAAGGAAGAAGAGGAAGAGGCCATTGAATTTTTGAATAAATCCACTGGGGAATTAGAAACTATATTAGATTTAGATAATAGCTATCCATTGGCTTACTATAAGTTAGGCTATCATTATAGGTTTTTTGAGCAATATTTGAAAGCAAAACTTATATGGACAAAGTATTTGACTTTAGATAAGGACGAGCTTAGACTACAAGAAATAAGAGAAGAGATCGATCTTATAGAAAATGATGTAGCAATAGAGTCGGGGCTTACTTATTTATCTCATGGTCAATTTGACAAAGCTTTGGAAGTATTTTTAAAACTATTGCCTAGTTACAATAAATGGTGGGAACTTAAGTATTTTATAGGTGCTTGTTATAAAGGTCTTGCTGATTACGAGATTGCTATTGATTATTTCTATGAGGCATTGGAACTTAATAAAGAAGTATCTGATATTTATAATGAGTTGGGTATTTGCCTCTATTCAATAGGGGATATAGATAAAGCAATTGATGTATTTACTGAAGGAATTGAGAATATTACCGATGATTATAAGCTTTTATTTAATAGAGGACTAGGATATATGCAGTTAGGGCAATTAAAGAATGCTTATATAGATATAAGTAAAGCAGTCACCTTAAATCCACAGGATGAGAACATGATCATTCAAAAGGAAAGATTAGAGGAATTATTATAA
- a CDS encoding bifunctional enoyl-CoA hydratase/phosphate acetyltransferase: MTIKRLEELLELKNKGKMKLAVVASHDEEVLEAVVESCKLGISEPILIGDKEKTIAIAREKGLDISEFKIIDEKDLNLAAEIGVKMVSNGEANFIMKGLVDTSILLKAVLNKEWGLRTDSLLSHVMVYQIPNYEKLICLTDGGMNLQPTLEDKVKIIENAVIVVKSLGREEVKVACLAAKEKVDPKMIATVEANELKIMSENGKFSEGTIVDGPMALDLAVSSASAAIKGYKSPVAGDADILLVPNIEMGNGIGKSITYFAEGKSAGIVMGAKAPIVLVSRADDHETKLYSIALGSAVAANVR, encoded by the coding sequence ATGACAATTAAAAGATTGGAAGAATTACTAGAATTAAAAAACAAAGGAAAAATGAAACTAGCAGTAGTAGCTTCTCATGATGAAGAAGTGCTTGAAGCAGTGGTGGAGAGCTGTAAGTTGGGAATATCAGAGCCTATACTTATTGGAGACAAGGAAAAGACTATTGCAATTGCTCGTGAAAAAGGATTGGATATTAGTGAATTCAAAATAATAGATGAAAAAGACCTAAATTTGGCAGCAGAAATTGGGGTTAAAATGGTTTCTAATGGAGAAGCTAATTTTATAATGAAAGGATTAGTAGATACATCTATACTATTAAAAGCAGTATTGAATAAGGAATGGGGACTTAGGACTGACTCCCTACTGTCTCATGTAATGGTATATCAGATACCTAACTATGAGAAGTTAATATGTTTAACAGATGGTGGGATGAATTTACAACCAACATTAGAAGATAAGGTTAAGATTATAGAGAATGCTGTTATAGTAGTAAAGTCATTAGGAAGAGAAGAAGTTAAAGTAGCTTGTTTGGCAGCTAAGGAAAAGGTAGACCCAAAGATGATAGCCACAGTAGAAGCAAATGAATTAAAGATTATGAGTGAAAATGGCAAATTCTCTGAAGGAACTATAGTTGATGGACCAATGGCATTAGACTTAGCAGTATCTTCTGCCTCTGCTGCAATTAAGGGATATAAATCTCCAGTAGCAGGAGATGCAGATATTCTTTTAGTTCCAAATATTGAAATGGGTAATGGAATTGGTAAGAGTATTACTTATTTTGCTGAGGGTAAATCTGCAGGAATAGTAATGGGTGCTAAAGCTCCTATAGTTTTAGTATCAAGAGCAGATGATCATGAAACAAAACTATATTCTATAGCCCTAGGAAGTGCAGTAGCAGCAAATGTAAGATAA